The Tripterygium wilfordii isolate XIE 37 chromosome 23, ASM1340144v1, whole genome shotgun sequence genomic sequence ATGTTCCTTCTATTGACAGTTGTGAACACATTGATCATGGTTTCCTTGGTTCCATGGGGTCACCCACGGGTTCTCGGAAATTCTTGCCCTCTGAAATAGTTGCTAGAGGAAATGACTCAGATGTTGGACTCACTCCAGCTGTGTCAAAACAAGGGAGTGCTGGTGTATGCCCGTACATGCTTGACGAAAATATGAGATTGCTTGCATTGGGGCAGATTTTAAAGTTATCCAGACAACATCATGTAATATCTTCCCTCGGAATGGATCAAGAGCATGGGGGAGTTGGTAGCTCTTCTACTGTGGAAGTGGGGCATTCTGTTACTCGGTCAGCCAGAGAACAAGATGCACATGTATATAATATTACCAGTGAACAGGATGCACATGTTTCCCCTAAACTAATGCAGTTTAGTGCTACTGGTGGGATGGATGGTAATTATGAATGTTGTAGAAACAATATGAGTCAATCAAAAGAGATTGGAAACTGCTGTAGTCGAGCACCATGCATGTATTTGCAGAGTTGCAGATATGCTGCCCACAAAAAATGTTATGGAGGGAATTGTGATTCAAGCGTTGGAAGTTCATATGATACCTACAAGGAACATTTTGCATATGTCGGTGACAAAGCTTCTGTGCCAGTTGCTTCCAAATTTGTTTGTGAACATACTGTTTCAAGGGAAAAGGTTACTTACTTGGATCAGAATGGAAAATCGGATTTGCAACAACCTGAGAGCAAGAATTCTCATCCGCAGTGGAGAGATGTGCCCAGTAAAGTGAAAAGAACTTGTGAGGTGACTGCCATGGAAAAGTCAGCTGCTTTTTTAGGTGAAAAAGGAGATATCGACACTGAAGTATGGGATACTTCTGTAGTGTGTTCCAAAGAAGCTGCACCATTAGCAGACTCCTTAAAGAATCAAGAAGTTTCCTACTTTTCTTCTGAATGTTCAGCCCCTGTTGTTCATCAGGTGACAACTGAAGTCAATAACATGGATTCTTCTGTTGTTGGTGAGGAATCTGGATGTGTTAACAGTTTTGTGGTCCGTGAGAGTTTGGTCATTGACAAATGTGGGTCATCATCTGATGGTGCATTTGAAAGTAAAAGAAGTGCTGAGTGCTATTTCTCCAATTGTAAGACGAATCCAAAAAGAGAGGGCTCTGACAAAGTTCCTGGTAATCAATCATCCCGTAGTCTAGTTGATGAGCTTAAGCTTATGGATTCCTTATTGTGGAAAAAAGGCCAAAATGAAATGCATATTGGAGTTATCACTCATAGGGAAAGCAATAATTTGCAAAAAAATGAGGCAGCATTGGAATCTGGAAAGAAAAAGAGGccagaaaaactgaaaaatgtaGATTCATATTTCTGTACAGCTGGTCTCCCTAAAGCTCATGATAGATATGACGGTTGTGCTGAAACTGCTGGCTCATCTTCGTCTCTGTCTATCAATGCGCAAATGCTCCCCATACCGGGCGAAGATATGTTTGGTGCTTGTTCTGCTCAGCATAAATCCAAGCTTGGAAGGTCTTTCTCACCTTTGGTTAAAGCACACTCTCGTAAAAGAGATCTGCTTAATCTTTATGATGACAGAAACGAGGATAATGGTTACGAGAGACAGTTAGATGGAAGGGTTGACTTTCAGGGAATTTTTGAAGGTTCTGGCAATAAAAAGTCCAGAAATGATGGGACTTGGGATGCTTCAGGATTGATTTGGAAACAATCAGCTGGTGGTGACAAAAAGGCAGCAAGCTATCCAACAAGTGGTAAAACAGAATCATTTTGTCAATCAGTTGATGTGAAATACAGGAAGGAGATGCCAGTAGTATGTGGGAAGTATGGTGAAATATGTAGCCGAAGTCTGGCTACAACATTGAAACCAGTCAAAATTCTTTCCCTCAGCAGGATCCTCAAAACTGCCAGAAAATGTACACTTCCCACGAGCAGCACCTCTAGACTAACTTCTCTGGGGGATTTGAAGAAGAGAAGCTTTACTAGAAGAAATAGACGGTTTTATGAACTCTCCAACGTTAAGAACGATGAAGAAATTGGAAATCATAATTCCATAGTTTCTGACATGAGCCTTGAAGCTTCTGAAAAAGAAAGGGGATGGGCATGTACTTCTGGAGATCGGCAATTTAATGACAAGTTCTTCACGGTGGATGAAAATCAAGATGataaaagcaaaaaatattGTGATGTTACAGACTCTCAGCCGAAGCCAAAATGCAAGGAAATTCGCAAGCGCAGCCTTTATGATCTGTCATTAAGAGGTACGAATGTTCATTTTGTTATCGCATTTTCAGTAAAATATTCGACTTCATTGAAAAGGACACTATGAAATACAACTATGCCCTTTACGATCGGTAAGCGGGTTTCCTTCAACTGAGGATGATATCAATTTTTTTGTCGGAATGAATTAACCCTTTATCATACTCTATTATCCTATTTTTTGCATGTAtcacaaaaggaaagaaatttgaTGTGGTTCAAGTTCTTaaacatttcattcttcaagcTAAATGGAGGATGTCAGAGTTTATTTTGGTTAGCATTCATCGGAATTTAAGATCAGTGGAGTTTCCATTCCCATTTACTTCACTACATAATGAATGTTAAATTATGTTAGCCCTTCATCATTTTTACCTTTTTTCATCTTCATGCCCGTTCTACTAAACTGTGTAGTGCAtgacaattttcaaaatttatctGAGCTATTGACCTTAATCCTCTCCCTGGATATGCCATAACAATACAACATTGTACTTATTGTTAATGGTATGTTGATATGTATAACCAGGCGTCTTTCCAGGATGGCTAAAGTACTAAATGCGTACATTCATGCAATATAATACACATTGCATATTGTGTACCTATACTGCCCGTGCTATTGGACTAAGATCCAGCAGTCATTACGTGAACTTGCTTTTGCACATTTAAAGTTACCTAAATTACATTCGTCTGGTTCAACTTACTGTCGGGCGCTTGCTGTCATGGGGCTTACTTGATTTGCCTATGGAATTGGCAAATACAAGATGGCTTATGCTAGTAATTGGTAAATTACTTGCATCTCTAGCAAGGCTTAATCTTTTTGTGCTTGATTGAATGATTGCCCACAATTACTTTGGGGCATAagctaattaaatatttttcctGGGAATATTGCTGGTTCTAAGGCTATCTACATGTATCATTCATGGATACTGTGTTGATAACATTTAGTGTTACTTCCAAGCACTTAGTCCAATAATCAAACAAATTGCTTCCCTTAAAGTACGTTTACAGGGTCAATTAATGTCAGGCAGGTAGAATAATGATAGCTTCTTATTCAACATTAGGAAAATTCACTCATATCAATTCCTTATGTTGATCATCATTATCATTTCTTCATCCGCGTTCTTCTTGATACAGTCTCAGTTTGTGCTTATGAACCTTAATATTAACAGTGGTTATATGCTTTGGCAAATAGGTTGCTTCAACTATTTGGGGGTTTACCTTTGCACATGGTTTTCTCATttaggaaaaacaaaaataatgtcCACAGTACTATAGTTGTTTCTTTTCAGGAATGTTTTTGTTGGACCTAATGTCAACAGTATTTGTGTTTACTTGCTTTCAGGAAATGATTCTAGTGAAATATCATCGCATAAAAAAGTTTCATGTGCTTTCCGAATAGAAAGGGACAAACATTTGAAGAATGCTGGAGATATAAAAAGCTGTCTAGTTGGAACAAgcaaattcaaaatgaaaaggtAAATGCAGAAATAGTATGTTGTCTTGTATGGGGgtctttattttaaaaatattttagatagcatgagaaaattttcatttattctATCTATGTCGTCTTACacaaatatttgtttattcatATGTTGTATGACATGAGAAATTGTGCGTGTTGTTCTGGCCGCTTATGTAAACCAGAGACTTTGCATTTCTAGTATTTTGATCTCAAGGATTATATTAGCAGATCTGCTCAGGAGCACAAGCATGTACCACTTAGGAATTCTGATGCATTATGCTGTGTCTGTGGAAGCTCAAGTGAAGACGAAGTTAATTGCTTAGTGGAATGTAGTCAATGTTTGATCAGAGTACGTGGCCTTCAAAATTGGGTCGATTTATGTTCCTTTCTTATATATTCTCTTATCATTCTGTAATATTGGTCAATGCCTTTGTTAGCAGGTGCACCGGGCTTGTTATGGTATTTCCAGAATACCTAAAAGCGGTTGGTGCTGCAGACCATGCAGGACAAGTTCTGAAAATATTGTAAGAAATATTTGTGTAGataatcaattttatttttgcacTTTGTATGGTGACTCCTGACCCCTTTATCATCATCCAGACATGTGTTCTTTGTGGTTATGGAGGTGGGGCAATGACTCAAGCTGTGGGGAGTCGTGCAATTGTTAAAAGCCTTTTGAAAGCTTGGAACATTGAAACAGAACCTGTAAAGAGAAATTGTTTTAAGGAAATGTCGCAGGAAGGAGGAAACATGTTTCATTCGTCTGGATATTTAGTTGAAATTGATTCATATCCGGTTTTAAGGCTGGTGGATATTGAGCCAGCAACCACAACTTTGCGGAATATAGATATGCAGAAACAATTGGATATTGTGCAGAATTCTTTGAGATGTGTTAATAACTTAGAGGTACATAACAGCATTACAGCTGGGGTATTTGATTCAGCTGTGAAGCAATGGGTTCATATGGTTTGCGGACTTTGGACCCCTGGAACAAGATGCCCAAATGTTGATACTATGAGTACTTTTGATGTATCTGGTGCTCCACATTGTAATGCGGTAAGCTTtaactagattatacttaagcCAAAGTTAGATGTGCTGAATACCATGTGTTAACCATGCTTATGAAGCTGCCATGTCTGCGGATTCTTTTCCTGTTGAATTTCCAATAATGACTTAGGCTTGAAAGCAGAAGCTGGTTTCCAAGCTCTATGTCCAGTATGTGCTTGGGCATTACGAAATGTGTCTGTTGATGGTGCTACTCCCCTAGTTACTAGTATAGTAGAAAGACCTATTGGAACTAAAGATAGGATCTTATGCCTTCCTATGTTTTTATATTACAATATGCTATATTGCTATCTATGGATTTTGTATGTGATGTGATAGTTTAAATTTTCATACATCACATCTTGGCACTTTGCCATTGATATGCCATATATTTACAGAATAATAAGTATCTGTGTTGATTGAATTTATGTCATGGATATCAGCTCAAAACTCGAACATTATACTTTCAGTGTCTCATGTATATCAGCAAAAGAAGGTCTCTCATGGATATTTCTAGGGCTTGGTGAGATTTTGTTGCTGAAGGTCTTTTTTAATCATGTTGAGAAATTTGTAACTGAAAAATATTAACATTTTAATGCTAATATACATGGCATGGTTTGCAGAAAAGAAACCTGCGGCTGGCTTGTGCTACTAAATCTGTTATACTGAAAATTCTACTTTCTAGATATTTAGCCCCTGACAATGTTTGATCTAATAGAAGTAACTAGAATTGATGAATTGAGCCGCCattacttaaatataaattCCCTGAGCATAATGTCGAATGAAGACCGAGTGAATGTAACTAAAAAGCAGCTCCTTTACATGACTGCGCTGTTATCAGTTTTaagtttttttcttcatttcttttctttcagaTACCTTTCGTTTTAATTTCATTGGACtggatatatatgattctatgTTATGCATGGTAGAAATTAGAACAAGGGTCTTATGTATTGTAAAAGTAATCCATTTTTCTTGGTATGTCTTTGCGTGGACTCAGAACATGCTATTACTGATCTCTGCGCTCCTTAATTTTCCAGATGTGTTCAATTTGTAATCGACCTGGTGGCTCCTGTATACAGTGCAGGGTTGTCAACTGTTCTGTGCAGTTTCATCCTTGGTGTGCTCACCGGGAGGTATGTTGACTGTGAAACTAGCTTTGGCATTGTGATCCAAGATCATCGCTGTTATACAATGCTTAATAAGTGAATGATTTAACAATAACGGCATCCGTTAACTGGTATAAGtaatttttcacctttttgaagCCATGACCTTCTATTTATTGTGCCAAATACATGCAGAACATGTTGTCAAGAAAGTTTGGTAccattgaatttcttttgtgtaTCCCATTCACTTTATCTATTTATTGGTTGCAGGGTCTGTTGCAAAGTGAGGTTGAAGGCATTTATAATGAAAATGTTGGTTTTTACGGAAGTTGTGTGCTTCATGCAAGGGCTTCAATGTCGGAGCCTGGCAGCGATATCACCTACAATGAAGCAGGTTGTCCCAGAGAAAAGGAACCAAGCTGTGCCAGGACAGAGGTACTGTATCCATTGAGGATTGtaatgttatttttcttctctttctttattttttctgttGTGTGGGGtacctttttcttgttttggagaAAAGGGGTGGGGGTTAGGGGTGGGAATGAGGGCTATGAAATATCTCTTATGGTTTTTTTTGGTCTAGGGTTACAAGGGATGCAAACGGGATGGTTTCTGGCGTAATTTCTACAAAAAAGAAACTGGTGGATGCCTTGTTCCTCAGGAACAGTTGGATGCTTGGACTTACATCAATAAGCTGAAGTCATGTATACAGGGCCTAATAAAACCACCGGTCTCAGATATTGAGTACGATTGTCGGGTAACATTTTTGCATCTATTCCAGTTAATGATATTCAAATAGGCAATATCCCAATGTGTTTGTTAAAGACATTGCTACATTCCTCGCAGTAGGAACCCATTCATTAGGTGACCTAGTTCACGTAAATCTTCTTTAATGAGTTTGTCCAACCATAAAAAGTTGTGCATTAATTTATTCAAGCTAGCGCTATCATTGGTCACGTCGTCTGGATGCTTACTTTTCTTCCTTTCTGCATTCTCTTGTCCTCCCTTTTTCCATTTTCCCCTTTCTTCTTACTTCATGCCGGAGACCTCCTGTTGCATATTGAATTAATAGTTTTTGTTTATTCTCACATACTCAAGTCTACATATACCATCTTGCATAAGATATGTTTCATTTTTTGGCAGAAAGAATATGCTCACTATAAGCAAGCAAAAGGTTGGAAACATTTGGTTGTTTACAAATCTGGGATTCATGCTCTTGGTCTTTACACATCTCGGTTCATCTCCCGTGGTGAAATGGTGAGgttgtttgttttctgttttttaccTTTCTTTCGCTCTAGACtagaaataaaatttctctgtGATTGGACAATGCTATATGCCTATATATTTGATTTCTCTAGGTGGTAGAATACGTTGGGGAAGTCGTGGGGGTTCGTGTGGCTGATAAAAGAGAGAACGATTATCAATCTGGAAGAAAACTTCAATACAAGAGTGCTTGCTACTTCTTCAAGATTGATAAAGAACATATCATTGATGCAACGCGAAAAGGGGGTATAGCGCGATTTGTTAATCATTCTTGCCTGGTAATTTCTTACCCtgattttggttttaatttgtttgaaaaGCAAGGTTTTAGCTACAAATTGATTGCTTCTATTATGATGTTGATTCcattaagctagcctagtactGGTAGCTAGTTTTTCTGTAGCGTTGCCGCGAAACGCCCCAAAAACTCTGTTGCTACTGCTGGCAATCCTTCTAGTAAACAAAATCGCATAAGCAAGTTATGGGCAGCATAGGGATTTAAATTTGAACTTTCTTGTTGGAGCCATAGAGAGACAAGGACTTAACTTGTGCCAGATGATATTTTTCATGTGTCCTTTCATACTATTATTGTCTGCTTTCATTCAGCTTGCTAACTATCTGAATTGGCATGACCAGCCTAATTGTATTGCCAAAGTGATTTCCATGAAGACCGAGAGGAAGGTAATTCGAAATTCAGTTATCATACTCACCCAAGTTGCTCTTGGTAGTTATTTGCACATATACCAAGTCTATTTTGTAGGTATATTTGTTAACCCGTGATTATTCTAGATCATTGGCATATTTACTTGCTTGGCCATTTGCTGCAGGTTGTGTTTTTTGCAGACAGGGACATATTTCCTGGTGAAGAAATAACATATGACTACCATTTTAACCATGAAGATGAAGGTAAGAAGATCCCTTGTTTTTGCAGTTCAGAGAACTGTAGGCGCTATTTGAATTGATGGTCTGAACGTTTGTAAATGCAATTTAAACACCATCAAGTTTGGTCTTCAGTTTTTAGCTTCTGGCACTGAATGATGTCCATTGACCAGTCTCTTTAAATTTCTATTTCCGTGCACATATAATATTTGAGTTCGAAGGAGTACTGGGCCAGGTAGGCTAGTGGAGACTTGTGGGCTTTACTTATGAACAGCCCAATGGCCTAACTCAATATGGGCCACAAATATATAATGAAGAAGGCCTATTTGTTACTTACGTGTGCTACTATCCAACGGGCTTTTATTTAGGCTAAGGTAATggaaaattagaagaaaaaaaaaacaagtgggttttttttttttaagttatagAATTAAGGATTTGTTCATAAATGGTAAAATAATGTGTAATGTTAAAAACATGAGAATTGGCTATGAATTCTAGGGCCAGCGTCGGTGAGATTAAGGGTACCAGGAATATGGTCACTTTCCATGAAAAAGAGGAAATATTCGGGAGGGTATCAAACTGACAGCAGAATGTGATATACAAAATGTCATCATTGTTAGTGATTCCAAGGGAGCCGAGGAGAAGATTAATGCGTCAGAAGTTGGGCTAAATGAAGGAGAGATTCACAAAATGATTGAAGGAGGCCTATGTACCCAGGTTATCTTTAGACCAAGAGATTGTAACAAGATAGCTCATTTTGTGGCTAAGTTTGCCTTAAGTTGTTCAGCTCTATGTGTTTGGAGTTTTATGTACGAGCCATTGTGGCTTAAGGAAGCCGTATTGGCAGATCTTATGTCGGTTGATACTTAATAAAATACAGTTTTTTTCCCCCTGAAAAAACATGATCAGaactactttttctttttcttttttgtcgtaattgagaaagaaatccTACAAGTTTATTACTTGaccatttgatttgagtttttaaatTCAGGCTGTCAAACTTGCATGCACTGTAATTTGGTAATTTTGTTCAAGCCTAAATTCGTGTCATCAGACTTGcgcgtaatttttttttacaggaTAATAAAATAAGTTGGATTAAAACTTAGTGCAT encodes the following:
- the LOC119992950 gene encoding uncharacterized protein LOC119992950 isoform X4, which translates into the protein MLLSSQDLRSDAHRMMPYVMVPDKLNSNPCSQGYADRENSFPALLSGPQSLSPCDFQEFLNPKLFCATAKLPVDGGNVTANTVGSGISVISGGLISENPSYRSLENGMNRYPVFSSSAMMSPDCGNNSVGYDGLCSVNSNFQNLDLVKAIIHHATPTEGRVNTISSLVDQWHVTTASSAVKHRSGKILGLQKLPLEADPMFSHKYSPLTDGCPRVYCLNTSGYLLLSNTGMLGIVCSCHFFQMSVSNFCEHSGLRDVSPGNVVRMHTGETIARWRKLYFQKFGIRAPEDRSGWEWPEGFSLTAGLMKSGEIVPYISKNSDRVQVVGSSGGLMTSGPHLDNVTFPKNSHTDQNFIIDASHDMQRIKALDDNKFLLKGFGSASPSNLHSEAHVQVMECPASWCSMKTEFVGSDSNRKRQFTSSQGDSVLKIANSSIVDPILQIAVKSSHTGRLIHARDGTATDRDAASNIELRLGQPYQQNQPSRNSLPSSFGAQQYEATVDPQKSLPPGQFIHNSINCGDREEFGKYLPSFAGMSDITMRRVQVPSDILNSEIGTSDGLDATKLEKFEGYVAVNSVVPLFTNRTPLEGSMLSTFPNDTVDNGHHRIANTLCYDSRTMKSGVLNVPWHGDSGLERQLNANVFKIGCFRHPDKVKGVDYVAVSSHAATNVDSRVNRQMGNPMSLTGVAGGKCYPSFSVAHAENHFKNYFSHVPPKASEPITFANHPENVPSIDSCEHIDHGFLGSMGSPTGSRKFLPSEIVARGNDSDVGLTPAVSKQGSAGVCPYMLDENMRLLALGQILKLSRQHHVISSLGMDQEHGGVGSSSTVEVGHSVTRSAREQDAHVYNITSEQDAHVSPKLMQFSATGGMDGNYECCRNNMSQSKEIGNCCSRAPCMYLQSCRYAAHKKCYGGNCDSSVGSSYDTYKEHFAYVGDKASVPVASKFVCEHTVSREKVTYLDQNGKSDLQQPESKNSHPQWRDVPSKVKRTCEVTAMEKSAAFLGEKGDIDTEVWDTSVVCSKEAAPLADSLKNQEVSYFSSECSAPVVHQVTTEVNNMDSSVVGEESGCVNSFVVRESLVIDKCGSSSDGAFESKRSAECYFSNCKTNPKREGSDKVPGNQSSRSLVDELKLMDSLLWKKGQNEMHIGVITHRESNNLQKNEAALESGKKKRPEKLKNVDSYFCTAGLPKAHDRYDGCAETAGSSSSLSINAQMLPIPGEDMFGACSAQHKSKLGRSFSPLVKAHSRKRDLLNLYDDRNEDNGYERQLDGRVDFQGIFEGSGNKKSRNDGTWDASGLIWKQSAGGDKKAASYPTSGKTESFCQSVDVKYRKEMPVVCGKYGEICSRSLATTLKPVKILSLSRILKTARKCTLPTSSTSRLTSLGDLKKRSFTRRNRRFYELSNVKNDEEIGNHNSIVSDMSLEASEKERGWACTSGDRQFNDKFFTVDENQDDKSKKYCDVTDSQPKPKCKEIRKRSLYDLSLRGNDSSEISSHKKVSCAFRIERDKHLKNAGDIKSCLVGTSKFKMKSRSAQEHKHVPLRNSDALCCVCGSSSEDEVNCLVECSQCLIRVHRACYGISRIPKSGWCCRPCRTSSENITCVLCGYGGGAMTQAVGSRAIVKSLLKAWNIETEPVKRNCFKEMSQEGGNMFHSSGYLVEIDSYPVLRLVDIEPATTTLRNIDMQKQLDIVQNSLRCVNNLEVHNSITAGVFDSAVKQWVHMVCGLWTPGTRCPNVDTMSTFDVSGAPHCNAMCSICNRPGGSCIQCRVVNCSVQFHPWCAHREGLLQSEVEGIYNENVGFYGSCVLHARASMSEPGSDITYNEAGCPREKEPSCARTEGYKGCKRDGFWRNFYKKETGGCLVPQEQLDAWTYINKLKSCIQGLIKPPVSDIEYDCRKEYAHYKQAKGWKHLVVYKSGIHALGLYTSRFISRGEMVVEYVGEVVGVRVADKRENDYQSGRKLQYKSACYFFKIDKEHIIDATRKGGIARFVNHSCLPNCIAKVISMKTERKVVFFADRDIFPGEEITYDYHFNHEDEGKKIPCFCSSENCRRYLN
- the LOC119992950 gene encoding uncharacterized protein LOC119992950 isoform X5, coding for MGAIGISTKLNTAHNLYLQVRFGISKLLLLVGTKRRVPREAIIYICMLLSSQDLRSDAHRMMPYVMVPDKLNSNPCSQGYADRENSFPALLSGPQSLSPCDFQEFLNPKLFCATAKLPVDGGNVTANTVGSGISVISGGLISENPSYRSLENGMNRYPVFSSSAMMSPDCGNNSVGYDGLCSVNSNFQNLDLVKAIIHHATPTEGRVNTISSLVDQWHVTTASSAVKHRSGKILGLQKLPLEADPMFSHKYSPLTDGCPRVYCLNTSGYLLLSNTGMLGIVCSCHFFQMSVSNFCEHSGLRDVSPGNVVRMHTGETIARWRKLYFQKFGIRAPEDRSGWEWPEGFSLTAGLMKSGEIVPYISKNSDRVQVVGSSGGLMTSGPHLDNVTFPKNSHTDQNFIIDASHDMQRIKALDDNKFLLKGFGSASPSNLHSEAHVQVMECPASWCSMKTEFVGSDSNRKRQFTSSQGDSVLKIANSSIVDPILQIAVKSSHTGRLIHARDGTATDRDAASNIELRLGQPYQQNQPSRNSLPSSFGAQQYEATVDPQKSLPPGQFIHNSINCGDREEFGKYLPSFAGMSDITMRRVQVPSDILNSEIGTSDGLDATKLEKFEGYVAVNSVVPLFTNRTPLEGSMLSTFPNDTVDNGHHRIANTLCYDSRTMKSGVLNVPWHGDSGLERQLNANVFKIGCFRHPDKVKGVDYVAVSSHAATNVDSRVNRQMGNPMSLTGVAGGKCYPSFSVAHAENHFKNYFSHVPPKASEPITFANHPENVPSIDSCEHIDHGFLGSMGSPTGSRKFLPSEIVARGNDSDVGLTPAVSKQGSAGVCPYMLDENMRLLALGQILKLSRQHHVISSLGMDQEHGGVGSSSTVEVGHSVTRSAREQDAHVYNITSEQDAHVSPKLMQFSATGGMDGNYECCRNNMSQSKEIGNCCSRAPCMYLQSCRYAAHKKCYGGNCDSSVGSSYDTYKEHFAYVGDKASVPVASKFVCEHTVSREKVTYLDQNGKSDLQQPESKNSHPQWRDVPSKVKRTCEVTAMEKSAAFLGEKGDIDTEVWDTSVVCSKEAAPLADSLKNQEVSYFSSECSAPVVHQVTTEVNNMDSSVVGEESGCVNSFVVRESLVIDKCGSSSDGAFESKRSAECYFSNCKTNPKREGSDKVPGNQSSRSLVDELKLMDSLLWKKGQNEMHIGVITHRESNNLQKNEAALESGKKKRPEKLKNVDSYFCTAGLPKAHDRYDGCAETAGSSSSLSINAQMLPIPGEDMFGACSAQHKSKLGRSFSPLVKAHSRKRDLLNLYDDRNEDNGYERQLDGRVDFQGIFEGSGNKKSRNDGTWDASGLIWKQSAGGDKKAASYPTSGKTESFCQSVDVKYRKEMPVVCGKYGEICSRSLATTLKPVKILSLSRILKTARKCTLPTSSTSRLTSLGDLKKRSFTRRNRRFYELSNVKNDEEIGNHNSIVSDMSLEASEKERGWACTSGDRQFNDKFFTVDENQDDKSKKYCDVTDSQPKPKCKEIRKRSLYDLSLRGNDSSEISSHKKVSCAFRIERDKHLKNAGDIKSCLVGTSKFKMKSRSAQEHKHVPLRNSDALCCVCGSSSEDEVNCLVECSQCLIRVHRACYGISRIPKSGWCCRPCRTSSENITCVLCGYGGGAMTQAVGSRAIVKSLLKAWNIETEPVKRNCFKEMSQEGGNMFHSSGYLVEIDSYPVLRLVDIEPATTTLRNIDMQKQLDIVQNSLRCVNNLEVHNSITAGVFDSAVKQWVHMVCGLWTPGTRCPNVDTMSTFDVSGAPHCNAMCSICNRPGGSCIQCRVVNCSVQFHPWCAHREGLLQSEVEGIYNENVGFYGSCVLHARASMSEPGSDITYNEAGCPREKEPSCARTEGYKGCKRDGFWRNFYKKETGGCLVPQEQLDAWTYINKLKSCIQGLIKPPVSDIEYDCRKEYAHYKQAKGWKHLVVYKSGIHALGLYTSRFISRGEMVRW
- the LOC119992950 gene encoding uncharacterized protein LOC119992950 isoform X1, which gives rise to MGAIGISTKLNTAHNLYLQVRFGISKLLLLVGTKRRVPREAIIYICMLLSSQDLRSDAHRMMPYVMVPDKLNSNPCSQGYADRENSFPALLSGPQSLSPCDFQEFLNPKLFCATAKLPVDGGNVTANTVGSGISVISGGLISENPSYRSLENGMNRYPVFSSSAMMSPDCGNNSVGYDGLCSVNSNFQNLDLVKAIIHHATPTEGRVNTISSLVDQWHVTTASSAVKHRSGKILGLQKLPLEADPMFSHKYSPLTDGCPRVYCLNTSGYLLLSNTGMLGIVCSCHFFQMSVSNFCEHSGLRDVSPGNVVRMHTGETIARWRKLYFQKFGIRAPEDRSGWEWPEGFSLTAGLMKSGEIVPYISKNSDRVQVVGSSGGLMTSGPHLDNVTFPKNSHTDQNFIIDASHDMQRIKALDDNKFLLKGFGSASPSNLHSEAHVQVMECPASWCSMKTEFVGSDSNRKRQFTSSQGDSVLKIANSSIVDPILQIAVKSSHTGRLIHARDGTATDRDAASNIELRLGQPYQQNQPSRNSLPSSFGAQQYEATVDPQKSLPPGQFIHNSINCGDREEFGKYLPSFAGMSDITMRRVQVPSDILNSEIGTSDGLDATKLEKFEGYVAVNSVVPLFTNRTPLEGSMLSTFPNDTVDNGHHRIANTLCYDSRTMKSGVLNVPWHGDSGLERQLNANVFKIGCFRHPDKVKGVDYVAVSSHAATNVDSRVNRQMGNPMSLTGVAGGKCYPSFSVAHAENHFKNYFSHVPPKASEPITFANHPENVPSIDSCEHIDHGFLGSMGSPTGSRKFLPSEIVARGNDSDVGLTPAVSKQGSAGVCPYMLDENMRLLALGQILKLSRQHHVISSLGMDQEHGGVGSSSTVEVGHSVTRSAREQDAHVYNITSEQDAHVSPKLMQFSATGGMDGNYECCRNNMSQSKEIGNCCSRAPCMYLQSCRYAAHKKCYGGNCDSSVGSSYDTYKEHFAYVGDKASVPVASKFVCEHTVSREKVTYLDQNGKSDLQQPESKNSHPQWRDVPSKVKRTCEVTAMEKSAAFLGEKGDIDTEVWDTSVVCSKEAAPLADSLKNQEVSYFSSECSAPVVHQVTTEVNNMDSSVVGEESGCVNSFVVRESLVIDKCGSSSDGAFESKRSAECYFSNCKTNPKREGSDKVPGNQSSRSLVDELKLMDSLLWKKGQNEMHIGVITHRESNNLQKNEAALESGKKKRPEKLKNVDSYFCTAGLPKAHDRYDGCAETAGSSSSLSINAQMLPIPGEDMFGACSAQHKSKLGRSFSPLVKAHSRKRDLLNLYDDRNEDNGYERQLDGRVDFQGIFEGSGNKKSRNDGTWDASGLIWKQSAGGDKKAASYPTSGKTESFCQSVDVKYRKEMPVVCGKYGEICSRSLATTLKPVKILSLSRILKTARKCTLPTSSTSRLTSLGDLKKRSFTRRNRRFYELSNVKNDEEIGNHNSIVSDMSLEASEKERGWACTSGDRQFNDKFFTVDENQDDKSKKYCDVTDSQPKPKCKEIRKRSLYDLSLRGNDSSEISSHKKVSCAFRIERDKHLKNAGDIKSCLVGTSKFKMKSRSAQEHKHVPLRNSDALCCVCGSSSEDEVNCLVECSQCLIRVHRACYGISRIPKSGWCCRPCRTSSENITCVLCGYGGGAMTQAVGSRAIVKSLLKAWNIETEPVKRNCFKEMSQEGGNMFHSSGYLVEIDSYPVLRLVDIEPATTTLRNIDMQKQLDIVQNSLRCVNNLEVHNSITAGVFDSAVKQWVHMVCGLWTPGTRCPNVDTMSTFDVSGAPHCNAMCSICNRPGGSCIQCRVVNCSVQFHPWCAHREGLLQSEVEGIYNENVGFYGSCVLHARASMSEPGSDITYNEAGCPREKEPSCARTEGYKGCKRDGFWRNFYKKETGGCLVPQEQLDAWTYINKLKSCIQGLIKPPVSDIEYDCRKEYAHYKQAKGWKHLVVYKSGIHALGLYTSRFISRGEMVVEYVGEVVGVRVADKRENDYQSGRKLQYKSACYFFKIDKEHIIDATRKGGIARFVNHSCLPNCIAKVISMKTERKVVFFADRDIFPGEEITYDYHFNHEDEGKKIPCFCSSENCRRYLN